One window of Saccharopolyspora phatthalungensis genomic DNA carries:
- a CDS encoding sugar isomerase domain-containing protein — MPETGPVHAEQTLTHLRKIGAHNAESLRAAAGRLFAAVRADGLVFTAGAGHSLAGVMESFYRAGGLAAVRPLYHPDLLPLHGTVASTMTERRSGLAEEVLTAAGFRGGTDALVVFSNSGVNAYPVELATLARAAGSTVISITSPAASAEAPKRAGSTLAEQAEIVLDTLVPGGDASYPAAAPVTAPLSSLANAFLWNMLLVQLHDLATAAGIELPVWRSANTIGGDEANAANIKHYGERVPGLR, encoded by the coding sequence AACGCCGAATCCCTGCGGGCCGCCGCCGGCCGGCTCTTCGCGGCCGTCCGGGCGGACGGCCTGGTGTTCACCGCCGGCGCGGGCCACTCGCTGGCCGGGGTGATGGAGTCCTTTTACCGGGCCGGCGGGCTGGCCGCGGTCCGCCCGCTGTACCACCCGGACTTGCTGCCCCTGCACGGCACGGTCGCCAGCACCATGACCGAGCGCCGCAGCGGCCTGGCCGAAGAGGTTCTCACCGCGGCCGGATTCCGGGGCGGCACGGATGCGCTGGTGGTGTTCTCCAACTCCGGGGTGAACGCGTATCCGGTGGAGCTGGCCACGCTAGCCCGCGCGGCGGGATCGACGGTCATCTCGATCACCTCACCGGCGGCAAGCGCCGAAGCCCCAAAACGCGCGGGCTCGACGCTAGCCGAGCAAGCCGAGATCGTGCTGGACACCCTCGTGCCCGGCGGCGACGCGAGCTATCCGGCGGCAGCGCCGGTGACCGCGCCACTGTCTTCATTGGCCAACGCGTTCCTGTGGAACATGCTGCTGGTCCAGTTACACGACCTCGCCACGGCGGCGGGCATCGAGCTCCCGGTCTGGCGCAGCGCGAACACGATCGGCGGCGACGAGGCCAACGCCGCCAACATCAAGCACTACGGCGAAAGAGTGCCCGGCCTCCGCTGA